The genome window AGATTTCTTGTGTCTAATACTACAGTCTGCTGCTCTCGGCTCCATTATGACGTGGAACGTTAGAGGATTGGGAGGACTTGTCGTAGCCGTTGCTGGACATCTGAAGATGTTGTGGCAGCTGGACGGGACGTCCATTGGAGGGGAGCGTTTCATCCACACTAAAGACCGAGTTGTCATGCCCATGCATAGGACGGGCATTGAGTACCGCATCTGGATGTCCCTTCTGCTGAGATTCGTGCTCCATAACAGTCTCTGTTTTGGGTTTACCCTCGAGCATGAAGCAGGTGATAAGGAAGAGTATAGAACCTAAGATGAAAAAAGTTTATAGATATAAGTATGCCATTTTAATAGtctaacaaaaaaacataaattgtgGTATAGAATTCTAAAATACTTCAGTACCAGTAACAATTTAGAggaagatttaaatttaaattgatttaaaaaaaaaaaacaaatgttaacaCTTTTGCCAGCTTTAGGACTTGAAATCTCAATTGGTACTTACTAATGCCATAGAAGCCGGAGTAGAAGATCATGATGGAGCCGCGATAGCCCAAGATTTTGGCAACAGGATCCACAAGAATGGGCAGATTACCGCCAATGTTGTTCATCACAAAGAGGAAGACACCAATGGTTGAGGAACGCACACGCAACGGCACAATCTCCACAACAATGGCGAAAACAATGCCAAACCACATTTCGGCAAAGAAGTAGCTCAATCCGAGTGTAATCATTGCCCACATTGGGTCAAAGTATACGGAACCAAAGGCAGGAAGGGTTGCAATCAATTGACTCAGAGCCAAGACAAAAGCACGTGATCGAATGCCCATTTTGGCGACAATTTTGTCGGAAACAACGCCACCAACAACGACACCAACGCTACCAATACCAATGGTGACGGCAAAAAGCCACCAGCCGAGATCCACATCCGGAAAGTATGTGTTGTAATAGAGATCCGCGTTGTAGGCAAAGGTCATGCCACCACAGTGACGTATCGAGGCGGCAATCATAAGCATTATCATTGCTGGATTCTTGATCACCTGCCACAGGCTAATGGGTTTCCCACTCGCCGTTGTACGATCTCCCTCGCCGATGGCCTTGCGTTCTGGCTCCTTTAATGTTGTTCCTGTCAAGGCGGCCACAACAACAGTCAAGACTCCGGCACCCAGATAACACACACGCCAGCCGAGATTGAAAAAGTTAAGCTTGGTGATGTAGCGTCCGACGGGGAAGGCAATGCCGTAACCACCATAGATGCCCCAATTGAAAATGGCCATAACCAAAGCACGCTTGCTCTCCGGAAAGATGTCAGACATAATGCCCGTAGCGAGAGGATTACAACCGGACTCTCCGGCTGCCATCACCATGCGTAGCAACACCAAATGCCAATACTCTGTGACTGTACCCTGCATGAAAATTGCAATGCCATAGATGACCGTGCAAACGGTTAACATCTTTACACGATTATATTTATCTGCAGCGAATCCCATGAAGACGCCAGCGATGgtgaaaaccaaaataaatgtgGGTCCAGCAAGAATCTGATAATCAATGCCCAATCCATTGTAATTCCATTCGCAATAACCGGTTCCATTCATGTCCAATTTGTAGCAACTCGTCTCGTTCTTCACATCTCCACATTGTGTCACGAGCTCATGACGATTGAACATGCTGTTGTTCTGCTGACAGCCATGATCGCCATAGTCTAGCTCAATTGCCGTCTGCTTGGAGGTAACGCCAATCAAATAATGTCCCAGCTCGCCAAGGATATAACCTACGGTAAGTATGCCCAGGACGTAGGCATTGTAAAATCCACTCAGCTTCTCCAGTATCGGTATCATCGTGACTAAAGGGAAGAGTGAATAGGAAAATACTTTAGTATCGATTGGCAATTGACTtgagaaagaaaaaatgtaaGACTTTAAGAAGAAAAGGTAAGAGAAATTAATAtggatttgttttttaaatttgttgtttatattgtgTTAATAATTAAACGCGTTCACATTGTATAGGAGCAAGGTACATAGCAGATCCACGAAAAGAACGTGAGGAAGACCAGAGGAAAGCGGAAGATCCTGTATAAACGGTTTTATGGATTTTATGGTTATCaaaaaatctttttgtttttatatatttatttacgatactatttttaaaatgattatggtctcatttaaaatatatacaataaaataaactaaatgaCAATATCACTTGTAAATGgagttttaatatttgctaATACAAATATACTTTTCATCTGTTCTTGATGTGATTGGGAGTTTTTGCAACAGATACTTGCAATGAATGTTGGATCAATAAAaccattaaaataagaaaat of Drosophila innubila isolate TH190305 chromosome X, UK_Dinn_1.0, whole genome shotgun sequence contains these proteins:
- the LOC117789248 gene encoding putative metabolite transport protein HI_1104, which gives rise to MIPILEKLSGFYNAYVLGILTVGYILGELGHYLIGVTSKQTAIELDYGDHGCQQNNSMFNRHELVTQCGDVKNETSCYKLDMNGTGYCEWNYNGLGIDYQILAGPTFILVFTIAGVFMGFAADKYNRVKMLTVCTVIYGIAIFMQGTVTEYWHLVLLRMVMAAGESGCNPLATGIMSDIFPESKRALVMAIFNWGIYGGYGIAFPVGRYITKLNFFNLGWRVCYLGAGVLTVVVAALTGTTLKEPERKAIGEGDRTTASGKPISLWQVIKNPAMIMLMIAASIRHCGGMTFAYNADLYYNTYFPDVDLGWWLFAVTIGIGSVGVVVGGVVSDKIVAKMGIRSRAFVLALSQLIATLPAFGSVYFDPMWAMITLGLSYFFAEMWFGIVFAIVVEIVPLRVRSSTIGVFLFVMNNIGGNLPILVDPVAKILGYRGSIMIFYSGFYGISSILFLITCFMLEGKPKTETVMEHESQQKGHPDAVLNARPMHGHDNSVFSVDETLPSNGRPVQLPQHLQMSSNGYDKSSQSSNVPRHNGAESSRL